From the Euphorbia lathyris chromosome 6, ddEupLath1.1, whole genome shotgun sequence genome, one window contains:
- the LOC136232318 gene encoding methyl-CpG-binding domain-containing protein 9, whose product MELADSSEINNRSPLGIDLNEIPSYSSPPSIALPEPGPDPDEPDTDPLELDSFDVVRSFHENQDPASGVAAGLPEEEKLPTCGTCGKPELGAHVVVCDGCERGFHIACAGMHGKQVSNLVDWICGDCVSGGVKSKRWPLGVKSKRILDINASPPSDCDGDGDSSEERLTLRKPSIGDNSSSGNAFGAPVTYSNHLYAGNRFGSFGFKKGSGLMMKAFRVGFGDIIHRTKTTDRSLEEIDLDFPVGKLKKSNNTAIILPSRSPNEILLHGLRDFVSERHGVLEEGWHVELKHYTNSIEVYAVYCSPDGKTFGSMSEVACYLGLPLNCNSMDADAKSDGSPSIQELLHVPKKRKAKRLSLANGLAENKQSLLNGCHKGLMANGQSVEIGGTKSGKLTDAGAGEDDNAKSPASDDGLPVQFEDFFVISLGKIDARPSYHEHQLIWPVSYKSCWHDKVTGSLFVCEVLDGGDSGPVFKVRRFSCSGLPIPDASTVLYRKNFVLDTGQNMKDYSNTSCYNTDCDNEFNVEMILTDASPPTEGDILSCLKLSSNENNGVKISDGLLDCSYPSSSQNLSACNLGFADEIGEMSAEETSSSLAWRILCQKLIGAYSKLCTKKGHLKLYCKHVDNDIGSLAWDTKDKKTIDSLSPISKFCSPSISADIPLEYQGEADSLAATLSKWLDQDRFGFDAHFVQEILEQLPGLDACSKYEPLINRINYSVSLTVGNGFLVVKRKRGAEFDDSQKSKRARLGEAACETDDHDPPLGRVLCSKLPPVLVGDIYQVWELLWRFRSLLGLNGPLLLGKLEDELISPWFDGANLAEDLERKFHENQVTGFDKVDGMSRPVSYSYQESCMINGDSSHVLMKMENKATKDLAEASSSVAHCRCSGVALTEVHSSLLSVLIGELQLKVAAIVDPSFDSGDLKSKRGRRKDVDSLTAARRSKLTTLPFNELTWPELARRYILAVLSMDGNLESAESTARESVKVFRCLQGDGGVLCGSLAGVAGMEADALLLAEATKQIYGSLSIEKDVLTIEEEATDPCGSSENNCVNDCIIPEWAKVLEPVKRLPTNVGTRIRNCVNDALTKDPPEWAKKRLEHSISKGVYKGNASGPTKKAVLSVLDDVQKEGLLQKSEQKNKRKISVPVSDIIMKQCRIVLHQVAAADDAKVFCTLLGRNIITSCDHLEEGLLGSPAMVSRPLDFRTIDLRLAVGAYGGSRQSFLEDIQELWNNVRTAFRDQPHVVELADTLSQNFDLSYEKEVVPLVEKFEQYAKLDYLSAETMKELDNILASTNEIPKAPWDEGVCKVCGVDRDDDSVLLCDSCDAEYHTYCLNPPLARIPEGNWYCPSCVGVAKVQEAPSCSQVIGGTHSKKHQGEFTNVYLQTLMHLAALLEQKDYWDFGIDERTFLLKFLCDEFLNSPIVHQYLEQCMETTAELQQKLRLLSVEWRNLKSKEELAAKAAKMGTGGKGETKDGLGSVITKQGRPIGKPSNLSDKSSHFCAGSDGVPGVIGNHKSTETYAPDKHSSVVNSEKKLNCESQNINSVDTEGHVKDLCGVPNGTNRDNDKSSQPSKLPLSNELQHVTDHVDEICGQSKLEEYIGRESSTFLPPSDHLESSISLEMDSRVLDNVSTVAVNESQACHSELSKVKEDIFHLQSLINSIELKILKQSIRREFLGSDSSGRLYWASATHGGLPVVIVDGSLMLQQRKSSAHGGSAIWHSSSSSSSSWINTSFTLEGSRARVPFLLYPNDTIAMCSPWVTYETEADIEALIGWLGKNNQKERDLKESILQLLKLRSQGTQQIEDTLQDECHAASAIITDNDATSSSDCLLTKAALFLEKKYGTFTQLQTADMLKKGGKQARGFIEEKMYRCYCLEPIWPSRQHCHSCHRTSNDVEFEGHDDGRCNLVPSSHEKNDETNDSTNGKEDVKSDVSQKEYISEKDKVQTAKSGCCEIGSRLTKFENEGTEWPYDFAQICMKFVTKDSNKKLVEDIGLIGSNGIPLFVTSISPYLSDSTLMLSCAKKNTGVQFDNFNAVDQQAVLEENRNQSTVNSPIKAAANETSKLFETFKPSVEPLRQKGEKSFGKRSSEMRSISRCLIPQSSLRQLTGKVSPILRKLKISLLDMEATLPSEALRPSKRCLRRRWAWRAYVKSAGSIYQMVQATIILEEMIKTEHLRNEWWYWSSLSAAAKTSTVSSLALRIFSLDSSIIYEKTLCDSDPSENFNPDSSSNQKQLAGLDSLDKCKVTRKSNKKRKEPEG is encoded by the exons ATGGAACTCGCCGATTCTAGCGAGATCAACAATCGCTCTCCTCTCGGCATCGATCTCAATGAGATCCCTTCCTATTCTTCTCCACCTTCCATCGCCCTACCCGAACCCGGGCCCGACCCGGACGAACCCGATACTGACCCGCTAGAGCTTGATTCTTTCGATGTTGTCCGTTCCTTTCATGAAAATCAGGACCCAGCGTCTGGAGTCGCTGCCGGATTGCCAGAGGAGGAGAAGCTTCCGACGTGCGGAACTTGCGGAAAGCCGGAGTTGGGCGCGCATGTAGTTGTCTGCGATGGGTGTGAGCGGGGGTTCCATATTGCTTGCGCAGGAATGCATGGGAAGCAAGTGTCCAACTTGGTGGATTGGATATGTGGAGACTGCGTTAGCGGCGGTGTTAAGAGTAAACGGTGGCCTCTAGGTGTTAAGAGTAAGCGGATTTTGGATATCAATGCTTCACCTCCAAGTGACTGCGATGGCGATGGAGACAGCTCTGAGGAGCGGCTTACTTTGAG GAAGCCTAGCATAGGTGATAATTCTTCCAGTGGCAATGCATTTGGTGCTCCAGTGACATATTCAAACCATTTATATGCGGGGAACAGATTTGGATCTTTTGGCTTTAAAAAAGGTTCTGGCCTTATGATGAAGGCTTTTAGAGTGGGTTTTGGAGATATAATACATCGTACAAAAACTACGGATAGAAGTTTAGAGGAGATAGATTTAGATTTCCCTGTAGGAAAGCTTAAGAAAAGTAATAATACAGCCATTATATTACCATCTCGAAGTCCAAATGAGATTCTTCTGCATGGTCTCAGGGACTTTGTATCTGAAAGGCATGGTGTATTGGAGGAGGGTTGGCATGTGGAATTAAAACATTACACGAATAGTATTGAAGTATATGCAGTTTATTGTTCTCCTGATGGGAAGACATTTGGTTCAATGTCTGAGGTTGCTTGCTATCTTGGGTTGCCACTCAATTGCAATTCAATGGACGCCGATGCGAAAAGTGATGGATCTCCTTCCATTCAAGAACTGTTGCATGTACCCAAAAAGAGAAAGGCAAAAAGATTATCACTTGCAAATGGTTTGGCTGAAAATAAACAATCTTTGCTGAATGGCTGTCACAAGGGACTCATGGCCAATGGTCAAAGTGTAGAAATAGGTGGTACTAAGTCTGGTAAACTCACAGATGCTGGTGCAGGAGAAGATGATAATGCTAAGTCTCCAGCATCAGAT GATGGACTTCCTGTACAGTTTGAAGATTTCTTTGTTATTTCTTTGGGAAAAATTGATGCGAGGCCCTCATATCATGAGCATCAGCTGATCTGGCCTGTAAGTTATAAATCTTGTTGGCATGACAAAGTTACGGGTTCTCTTTTTGTTTGTGAAGTGTTGGATGGTGGTGATTCTGGACCTGTGTTCAAAGTCAGGAGGTTCTCATGCTCAGGATTGCCGATTCCTGATGCTTCAACTGTTCTGTATAGGAAAAACTTTGTGCTCGACACTGGTCAAAACATGAAAGACTATAGTAATACAAGTTGCTATAATACAGATTGTGACAATGAATTCAATGTTGAGATGATTCTCACAGACGCTTCTCCGCCAACAGAAGGCGATATTTTATCCTGTCTTAAGCTTAGTTCAAATGAAAATAATGGTGTTAAGATATCGGATGGCTTGCTAGATTGTTCCTATCCTAGCAGTTCTCAAAATCTTTCAGCTTGTAATTTGGGATTTGCAGATGAGATTGGGGAGATGTCAGCTGAAGAAACTTCATCATCTTTAGCATGGAGAATATTGTGCCAGAAATTAATTGGGGCATACTCTAAGCTATGTACTAAAAAAGGTCACCTTAAGCTATACTGCAAACATGTGGACAATGACATTGGATCTCTAGCCTGGGATACCAAGGATAAAAAGACAATAGATAGTTTGTCTCCAATATCCAAATTTTGCAGTCCCTCCATCTCTGCTGACATACCATTAGAATATCAGGGTGAGGCTGACAGTTTGGCTGCAACTCTGTCAAAATGGCTGGATCAGGATAGATTTGGGTTTGATGCACATTTTGTGCAAGAGATTTTAGAACAGCTTCCTGGTCTGGATGCCTGCTCAAAATATGAACCTctgattaatagaattaattattCTGTATCTCTAACAGTTGGAAATGGATTCTTGGTTGTAAAAAGGAAAAGAGGAGCAGAATTTGATGATTCACAGAAATCTAAAAGAGCCAGGTTGGGAGAAGCCGCCTGTGAGACAGATGATCATGATCCTCCTCTAGGGAGGGTGTTGTGCTCCAAGCTTCCCCCGGTTCTGGTTGGTGACATATATCAG GTATGGGAGTTGCTATGGCGATTTCGTAGTCTGTTGGGTTTGAATGGACCTTTGTTGTTAGGGAAACTCGAAGATGAACTTATCAGCCCATGGTTTGATGGTGCAAATTTAGCAGAGGATCTCGAGAGGAAGTTCCATGAAAATCAGGTGACAGGCTTTGATAAAGTTGATGGTATGAGTAGACCAGTATCATATTCATACCAAGAATCTTGCATGATCAATGGAGATAGTTCACATGTCTTGATGAAGATGGAAAACAAAGCTACAAAGGATTTAGCCGAAGCTAGTTCTTCTGTTGCTCACTGCAGATGCTCTGGTGTAGCTCTGACAGAGGTACACAGTTCATTGCTTTCTGTGCTAATAGGTGAGCTGCAATTAAAGGTTGCCGCGATTGTAGatccatcttttgattctggaGACTTGAAATCAAAAAGGGGAAGAAGGAAAGATGTTGACAGCTTGACTGCTGCGAGACGAAGTAAGCTGACCACTCTCCCTTTTAATGAACTTACTTGGCCAGAATTAGCCCGAAGATACATTTTGGCTGTCTTGTCTATGGATGGTAACCTTGAATCTGCCGAGAGTACTGCTCGAGAAAGTGTAAAAGTTTTCCGTTGCTTACAAGGTGATGGTGGGGTACTTTGTGGCTCACTTGCTGGTGTTGCAGGCATGGAGGCAGATGCACTT TTGCTTGCAGAGGCTACAAAGCAAATTTATGGTTCCTTGAGCATAGAAAAAGATGTTCTTACCATAGAGGAGGAAGCGACTGATCCATGTGGTTCTAGTGAAAACAATTGTGTGAATGATTGTATCATCCCAGAGTGGGCAAAGGTGCTGGAACCTGTTAAAAGGTTACCAACCAATGTGGGAACTAGAATCAGGAACTGTGTTAATGATGCATTGACAAAAGACCCTCCAGAATGGGCAAAGAAAAGATTAGAACATTCAATCAGTAAGGGAGTCTACAAGGGTAATGCTTCAGGTCCTACCAAG AAAGCTGTTCTTTCAGTGCTAGACGATGTACAGAAGGAGGGATTGCTTCAGAAATCCgaacagaaaaataaaagaaagattaGTGTACCTGTTTCTGACATTATAATGAAACAATGTCGTATTGTACTGCATCAAGTTGCTGCTGCTGATGATGCAAAAGTTTTCTGCACCTTGTTGGGACGAAATATAATAACTTCTTGTGACCATCTTGAGGAGGGACTTCTTGGATCACCAGCTATGGTTTCTCGTCCTTTAGATTTTAGGACCATTGATTTGAGATTGGCAGTTGGGGCTTATGGTGGATCACgccaatcttttcttgaggatATTCAAGAG TTATGGAACAATGTACGGACTGCATTTAGAGACCAGCCTCATGTGGTTGAATTGGCTGACACACTATCACAAAATTTTGATTTATCGTATGAAAAGGAG GTGGTCCCACTTGTTGAGAAATTCGAACAGTATGCTAAATTGGATTACTTGAGTGCTGAAACAATGAAGGAATTAGACAATATTCTGGCATCAACAAATGAGATACCAAAAGCTCCATGGGATGAAGGTGTCTGCAAAGTTTGCGGTGTTGATAGGGATGACGACAGCGTTCTGTTATGTGATTCCTGTGATGCTGAGTACCATACTTACTGCTTAAATCCTCCACTTGCTAGGATTCCAGAAGGGAACTGGTACTGTCCATCATGTGTTGGTGTGGCTAAGGTCCAAGAGGCACCATCATGCTCTCAGGTCATTGGCGGTACCCATTCTAAAAAGCATCAGGGAGAATTTACCAATGTTTACCTGCAGACTCTCATGCATCTAGCAGCTTTACTGGAACAGAAAGATTACTGGGATTTTGGCATAGATGAG CGAACCTTTCTTCTCAAGTTTCTTTGTGATGAATTTCTTAACTCACCTATTGTTCATCAGTACCTTGAGCAATGTATGGAAACTACAGCTGAGTTGCAGCAGAAATTGCGCTTATTATCTGTGGAATGGAGAAATCTCAAGTCCAAGGAAGAGCTGGCTGCAAAAGCAGCAAAGATGGGTACTGGTGGGAAGGGAGAAACAAAAGATGGGCTTGGTTCTGTAATTACAAAGCAAGGTAGACCTATAGGAAAACCATCTAATTTGAGTGACAAGTCTAGCCACTTTTGTGCCGGATCTGATGGAGTGCCAGGAGTAATTGGTAATCATAAGAGCACAGAGACATATGCCCCTGATAAACACTCTTCTGTAGTAAATTCTGAGAAAAAGCTTAACTGTGAGAGCCAAAATATTAATTCTGTGGATACTGAGGGTCATGTGAAAGATCTGTGTGGTGTCCCGAATGGAACAAATCGGGATAATGACAAATCCTCTCAACCAAGTAAGTTGCCTTTATCAAATGAGTTGCAGCATGTAACTGATCATGTGGATGAAATTTGTGGCCAGAGTAAATTGGAAGAATATATAGGGAGGGAATCTTCAACGTTTCTGCCTCCTTCAGATCATCTAGAGTCTTCTATCTCATTAGAAATGGACAGTCGCGTTCTTGATAATGTGTCTACTGTTGCTGTCAATGAATCACAAGCCTGCCATTCTGAGTTGAGCAAAGTTAAAGAGGATATTTTTCATCTGCAGAGTTTGATTAACAGCATAGAACTAAAGATTTTAAAACAATCTATTCGGAGGGAGTTTTTGGGTAGTGATTCCAGTGGTCGTTTGTACTGGGCATCTGCCACACATGGCGGACTTCCCGTGGTTATAGTTGATGGGAGTTTGATGTTGCAGCAGAGGAAATCATCAGCTCATGGGGGTTCAGCAATTTGGcattcatcttcatcttcatcttcatcttggaTAAATACTAGTTTCACGTTGGAGGGTTCAAGAGCTCGTGTTCCATTCCTTTTATATCCCAATGATACTATTGCTATGTGTTCACCATGGGTTACATATGAAACTGAAGCAGACATTGAAGCGCTTATTGGTTGGTTGGGGAAGAACAACCAAAAGGAAAGAGATCTGAAAGAGTCTATTCTGCAATTGTTGAAGTTAAGATCTCAAGGCACCCAACAAATTGAAGACACACTTCAAGATGAGTGCCATGCAGCTTCAGCAATAATCACTGATAATGATGCAACTTCATCTTCTGATTGTCTTCTCACTAAGGCTGCATTATTTCTGGAGAAAAAATATGGGACCTTTACCCAATTACAGACTGCTGACATGTTGAAAAAGGGGGGAAAGCAAGCTAGAGGATTCATTGAAGAGAAGATGTACCGTTGTTATTGCTTAGAGCCCATTTGGCCTTCCAGACAGCACTGTCACTCTTGTCATAGAACTTCCAATGATGTTGAATTTGAAGGGCATGATGATGGCAGGTGCAACTTGGTTCCATCATCTCATGAGAAAAATGATGAAACAAATGATTCAACAAATGGGAAGGAAGATGTGAAATCTGACGTCTCTCAGAAAGAGTATATTAGTGAAAAGGACAAGGTTCAAACTGCTAAAAGTGGTTGCTGTGAAATTGGTTCAAGATTGACTAAGTTTGAAAATGAAGGGACTGAATGGCCATATGACTTTGCACAAATCTGTATGAAGTTTGTTACAAAAGATTCCAACAAAAAATTGGTAGAGGACATTGGTCTTATTGGTTCGAATGGGATTCCATTATTTGTGACATCTATTTCTCCTTATCTCAGTGACTCAACATTAATGTTGAGTTGTGCAAAGAAGAATACTGGTGTTCAGTTTGACAATTTCAATGCCGTTGACCAGCAGGCTGTTTTGGAAGAAAACAGGAATCAAAGTACTGTCAACTCCCCCATCAAAGCTGCTGCAAATGAAACCAGCAAACTGTTTGAAACCTTTAAACCATCTGTGGAACCCTTGCGTCAGAAGGGTGAGAAGTCATTTGGTAAACGTTCTTCTGAAATGCGGTCTATTAGCCGCTGTCTAATCCCACAGTCTTCGTTAAGGCAATTAACTGGTAAAGTTTCACCGATCTTAAGGAAGCTAAAGATCAGTTTGCTTGACATGGAAGCTACACTTCCTTCAGAAGCCTTGAGGCCATCAAAGAGGTGTTTGAGAAGGAGATGGGCCTGGCGTGCATATGTCAAATCTGCAGGGTCAATATATCAG aTGGTCCAAGCAACAATTATTTTGGAGGAGATGATTAAGACAGAGCACTTGCGGAATGAATGGTGGTACTGGTCATCACTTTCCGCTGCTGCTAAAACATCTACAGTTTCTTCACTTGCCCTGCGAATTTTCTCCCTTGATTCTTCCATTATCTATGAGAAGACCCTATGTGATTCAGATCCAAGTGAGAATTTTAATCCTGACAGCAGTTCAAACCAGAAGCAATTGGCTGGTTTGGATTCCTTAGACAAATGCAAGGTAACCAGGAAGTCAAACAAAAAAAGGAAGGAACCTGAGGGTTGA